One segment of Thermococcus profundus DNA contains the following:
- a CDS encoding molybdopterin molybdotransferase MoeA, translated as MREFKKLTPYKEALSLLLNDLGEIPETEEIPLDEALWRVLAEDIVSPIDLPPFSRAAVDGYAVRAEDTFPAREYNPVEIRVVDEIIAGEESNTEVTPGTAVKLLTGAKIPEGANAVLMHEMAERDGDVIRVLRPVAPGQNVAMKGEDVRKGEVVLRKGHILRPQDISILKALGFRTVKVKRKPRVGIIVTGSELIEEFDEEALMHGKILESNSVMLKGLVEQYFGEPRFYGVFPDDEGEIGKAIEKAQEENDLVLVTGGSAFGDMDFAHRFVKLLFHGTTIRPGRPIGYGERTFVMSGYPVAVFAQFHLYVKHALAKLVGARNYEVKVRARLTERVPSQLGRYEFVKVWYENGKAKPIKKKGSGIISSLVESNGYITIPEDSEGYLEGEEVEVVLY; from the coding sequence ATGAGGGAGTTCAAAAAGCTCACGCCTTATAAGGAGGCCCTTTCCCTCCTTCTGAACGATCTGGGGGAGATACCCGAAACCGAGGAGATTCCCCTGGATGAAGCCCTTTGGAGGGTTCTGGCCGAGGACATTGTATCGCCGATTGACCTTCCACCCTTCAGCAGGGCCGCTGTCGACGGCTACGCGGTTAGGGCTGAGGACACCTTCCCAGCTAGGGAATACAACCCCGTCGAGATAAGGGTCGTTGACGAGATAATAGCCGGGGAAGAGAGCAACACCGAGGTTACCCCCGGAACGGCAGTCAAGCTTCTGACCGGTGCCAAAATCCCTGAGGGGGCAAACGCAGTCCTCATGCATGAGATGGCCGAGAGGGACGGCGATGTAATCCGGGTTCTCAGACCGGTTGCACCGGGCCAGAACGTTGCGATGAAAGGCGAGGACGTACGGAAAGGAGAAGTTGTTCTAAGAAAGGGACATATCCTAAGGCCCCAGGATATCTCGATTTTAAAGGCGCTCGGCTTTAGGACAGTCAAAGTCAAGAGAAAGCCGAGAGTGGGGATAATAGTCACCGGAAGCGAGCTCATCGAGGAGTTTGATGAAGAGGCGCTGATGCACGGCAAAATCCTCGAGAGCAACTCGGTGATGCTCAAAGGGCTTGTTGAACAGTACTTCGGTGAGCCGAGGTTCTACGGTGTCTTTCCCGACGATGAAGGGGAGATCGGTAAGGCGATAGAGAAGGCCCAGGAGGAGAACGACCTCGTCCTTGTAACCGGTGGCTCCGCCTTTGGGGACATGGACTTTGCGCACAGGTTTGTTAAGCTCCTCTTCCACGGCACCACCATAAGGCCGGGTAGGCCCATCGGGTACGGCGAAAGGACGTTCGTGATGAGCGGCTATCCCGTCGCCGTCTTTGCTCAGTTCCACCTCTACGTCAAGCACGCACTTGCGAAGCTTGTCGGGGCGAGGAACTACGAGGTGAAGGTCAGAGCAAGGCTCACTGAGAGGGTTCCGAGCCAGCTTGGGAGATACGAGTTCGTTAAAGTGTGGTATGAGAATGGAAAAGCGAAGCCGATAAAGAAGAAGGGGAGCGGCATAATAAGCTCCCTGGTGGAGAGCAACGGGTACATAACCATTCCAGAGGACAGTGAGGGATATCTGGAAGGAGAAGAGGTTGAAGTGGTTCTCTATTAG
- a CDS encoding NosD domain-containing protein: MRREKFVSCLFLVIVLASSLQVLNYDRAGAFPVVHNVNTGEIFQSIQEAIDDPETKDGHVIELDPGNYRESVVVSKGVIIRSASGNPEDVIIETSEPGVPVFRITHDNAAIKAVTLTGAKKSGTYAVVVEKKVYNCQIINVRIFSSYGGIYLDEGGANHRVAMGYFESVAIPVTLNSVSTTEVSMNFMKGPDRGVVLLSSSRNSITNNTITDPIYNGILLRDGSAVNDVSGNAISGSQGDGIMLYASHNNTIESNNLTQNVRGLEIVGGSQGNIVRDNFITGNDLGVYIADTNGNLLYNNYLSNGQNARDMGENYWNTTKRDGPNIVGGPYIGGNYWSDYGGVDKDGDGIGDTEVPHISGGGVRTGDWLPLVKTRPEGGLPDLIVTDIWKEGGKLWFQVRNVGDGDSGPFDVALLLNGEPVKTLSVEGLKAGEFRDGSFDLPECHEGVLNVGVWADSGGKVHEGDEENNARLEEWKCDEEPPRIVGLKVVEVGRDYAVIFVGTSEESRVKVKYSPDTLPSEVVDDELKEKHVIRLEGLQSGTLYWFIAEVSDGSGNSAVSEKAFFKTLPVPDGEKPTVEHLTLPMRPGKPLRAYVSDNTGVDRVEFYVDGRLVGVDYSPGNFSMMYLTPGILGMAGIGGENYYTEHEVMVRVCDISGLCDNITEVWRPSYDVQSVEVEVVSPPDRYTMSTIQANSTGSVEVSVYAAEYELSMRDCPSSELGQLMCLNSPGELIPHPVDSLTLYIFGPEDYEVKRVFYPHTDEDTTFTYEWDVRNLEPGLYLIAAMANSTNGESYFSRAVTVEIASPRKEYSFHQEVRRVGNYFNVTLSVRNTGEVPIRLNEITETLKGFQAVVKDGAGYTMRGRYYVEGQYEEVTFSFNNTILEPGEMARASYLAVPILYSHTVYRGIGVPVVVEVDGDLETFHPSQTVRGEGGLEGIYDAAINAMRQSDYLIVTNPENLYYTNENTSNVQKVFSAMAELATLRNGVIGYLGGGGKIRKDVKKALIAIGDPNGDGKGDIVIYHPDSGKLVVHSLLGGEESAELAKGAGGLALHDLDDDGKDEIILAGEYGFVKVYGKERVRDKNGNQKEKYVEESYSPNTRAEGQADVACGYVYGSTIFDVYPTCAVLDGSHVYLITSSLQEPIRLLSGEHDIGTDRGKRVFFADVGGDKGDSLLVLLSTGELREYYIIADSLELRRTIQVPYSDDNGYATGDIDGDGMDEFVVFDAENNKIEVYTMDGLEEEVPFYFGTTHEISIGSGSMATPISAYVGSVIMGGIRIGNVLPGRGEEIIFPSSDGEWLEFHTWDELQNFEPLSFTLIQEWSNYLTDGWLDHGYLVIVGETEIVPALKASYNPIWLDWGRVKVIRTTDVPYANTEGDVLDPELIVARFPGNKAGDILKGMENAIAVARGECSFDRSHALILSGWPESRGGGSDHIDFYETSLAVYRALRDQGTNVAILRSTQYPDEEVNSRKVSHREDVVNAFFTIARERDIIHLEGHGNWNVIDDLYVSDFSGRAEPFGGTCPFVYAESCLTGDYTKGKSVAEAFLQAGAAVYLGSTELVWSAPWTARAKRLYRKWDSGESIGMALRELKREMGGWELEDDTDMVWVLEMHLYGDPKLGLGVSTPEERRNSGTPKSLELQTPEYSIERTDEGDVMSIEDGSYVEVPGNPLLPYYTYTLNVPAGSRVTSVRLVEKEVRERVPLNPAIARIGRLGGEATSNSTTVNLTLPDYRWRIIENPDGSTTLVIKVFPVKYNELTGEATIYGSHRFEISYVETGVRLESLVLSGERIKRGDTIKAGLILTNRERDDVVLTARIRKASDNSVAFEAPARLLEGFGGVGRFSMEFGTEGLEGGEYYVEMEVRDKGGNVLDRKTAYFSVSFAELVVSLYPAGELSPGEEFTGVMEITNVGDLPVSGSAHITSSEGEELVRNVTVMPGQRVTVEGTFTAGKEWANLTGYVLYDGTMSEPAYFSLSFAKPEEEKPPETTTTAPSSTSSPSPSPTSSSTTPPEESPSTTPGTPGPTIPGGMMRIAALLLGALVLFAILLKRR, from the coding sequence ATGAGGCGAGAAAAATTCGTCTCCTGCTTGTTTTTGGTTATCGTTCTAGCGTCCAGCCTCCAGGTTCTAAACTACGACCGGGCAGGTGCTTTTCCAGTGGTGCACAACGTCAACACGGGCGAGATTTTTCAGAGCATACAGGAAGCAATAGACGACCCTGAAACCAAAGACGGGCACGTCATCGAGCTCGATCCAGGAAATTACAGGGAGAGCGTGGTCGTCAGCAAAGGGGTGATCATACGCTCCGCATCGGGAAACCCGGAGGATGTCATCATAGAGACCTCCGAGCCAGGGGTTCCGGTATTCAGGATTACCCACGACAACGCGGCCATAAAAGCCGTCACCCTCACAGGAGCCAAGAAAAGCGGGACTTACGCGGTGGTAGTTGAGAAAAAGGTATACAACTGCCAGATCATCAACGTCAGGATATTCTCAAGCTACGGAGGAATTTACCTCGACGAAGGGGGAGCTAACCACAGGGTAGCTATGGGCTACTTTGAGAGCGTCGCCATTCCAGTAACCCTCAACTCCGTCTCGACCACCGAGGTCTCCATGAACTTCATGAAGGGTCCCGATAGGGGGGTTGTGCTGCTGTCATCAAGCAGAAACTCCATCACAAACAACACCATAACAGACCCAATCTACAACGGCATCCTGCTGAGAGACGGCTCGGCCGTCAACGACGTAAGCGGGAACGCCATTTCAGGCAGTCAGGGGGACGGGATAATGCTCTACGCGAGCCACAACAACACTATCGAGTCCAACAACCTGACCCAGAACGTTCGTGGGCTTGAGATAGTCGGAGGGAGTCAGGGGAACATCGTCAGGGACAACTTCATCACCGGGAACGACCTTGGGGTCTACATCGCTGACACTAACGGAAACCTGCTCTACAACAACTACCTCTCGAACGGCCAAAACGCCCGGGACATGGGAGAGAACTACTGGAACACCACGAAGAGGGATGGCCCAAACATAGTGGGCGGCCCCTACATAGGCGGCAACTACTGGAGCGACTACGGGGGAGTTGACAAGGACGGCGACGGGATAGGCGACACAGAGGTTCCCCACATCTCCGGTGGGGGCGTGAGAACCGGGGACTGGCTTCCCCTCGTCAAGACGAGGCCCGAAGGGGGCCTTCCGGACTTGATTGTAACGGACATCTGGAAAGAGGGCGGAAAGCTCTGGTTCCAGGTGAGGAACGTCGGAGATGGTGACTCAGGCCCCTTCGATGTGGCCCTCCTCCTAAACGGTGAACCCGTGAAAACTCTCAGCGTTGAAGGCCTCAAGGCCGGGGAGTTCAGGGATGGAAGCTTCGACCTGCCCGAATGCCACGAGGGAGTTCTGAATGTAGGCGTGTGGGCAGATTCAGGCGGAAAAGTCCACGAGGGCGACGAGGAGAACAACGCCCGCCTTGAGGAGTGGAAGTGCGACGAGGAGCCGCCGAGGATAGTTGGCCTGAAGGTGGTGGAGGTCGGAAGGGACTACGCGGTTATCTTCGTCGGCACGAGCGAGGAGAGCAGGGTAAAGGTGAAGTACAGCCCGGACACGCTCCCAAGCGAGGTTGTCGACGACGAACTCAAGGAGAAGCACGTCATAAGGCTTGAAGGATTGCAATCGGGAACGCTCTACTGGTTCATTGCGGAGGTCTCGGACGGGAGTGGAAACTCGGCCGTCTCCGAAAAGGCCTTCTTCAAGACGCTACCGGTTCCGGACGGAGAAAAGCCGACTGTTGAGCACCTAACGCTCCCCATGAGACCAGGAAAGCCGCTTAGGGCTTACGTGAGCGACAACACCGGTGTTGACAGGGTGGAGTTCTACGTGGACGGAAGGCTTGTGGGGGTTGACTACTCCCCGGGGAACTTCTCCATGATGTACCTCACCCCCGGAATCCTCGGGATGGCCGGGATTGGTGGGGAGAACTACTACACGGAACACGAGGTCATGGTGAGGGTGTGCGACATTAGTGGACTGTGTGACAACATAACCGAGGTATGGAGGCCCTCCTACGATGTCCAGAGCGTTGAAGTGGAAGTCGTTTCCCCGCCCGACCGCTACACGATGAGCACCATCCAGGCGAACAGCACGGGAAGCGTTGAGGTGAGCGTTTACGCCGCTGAATACGAGCTATCCATGAGGGACTGCCCCTCCTCGGAGCTGGGCCAGCTCATGTGCCTCAACAGCCCGGGAGAGCTCATCCCCCATCCAGTTGACAGCCTAACCCTCTACATATTCGGGCCAGAGGACTACGAGGTTAAGAGGGTTTTCTACCCCCACACGGACGAAGACACCACCTTCACCTACGAGTGGGACGTGAGGAACCTCGAGCCTGGGCTGTATCTCATAGCGGCCATGGCCAACTCAACCAACGGGGAGAGCTACTTCTCAAGGGCTGTAACGGTCGAGATAGCTTCCCCCCGGAAGGAGTACTCCTTCCACCAGGAGGTCAGGAGGGTTGGAAACTACTTCAACGTCACGCTAAGCGTTAGGAACACGGGGGAGGTCCCCATAAGATTAAACGAAATAACGGAGACCCTAAAGGGCTTCCAGGCTGTTGTCAAGGACGGAGCCGGCTACACCATGAGGGGGCGCTACTACGTGGAAGGGCAGTATGAAGAGGTCACCTTCAGCTTCAACAACACCATCCTCGAGCCGGGGGAAATGGCGAGGGCGAGCTACCTTGCGGTTCCCATTCTGTATTCCCATACGGTCTACAGGGGAATCGGTGTACCCGTTGTGGTCGAGGTTGATGGAGACCTGGAGACCTTCCACCCATCCCAGACCGTAAGGGGTGAAGGGGGTCTCGAGGGCATATACGATGCCGCGATAAACGCAATGAGGCAGAGCGACTACCTCATAGTCACGAACCCCGAGAACCTATACTATACAAACGAAAACACAAGCAATGTCCAGAAGGTTTTCTCGGCGATGGCGGAACTGGCCACCCTCCGGAACGGCGTTATAGGCTACCTCGGGGGAGGGGGAAAGATAAGGAAAGACGTTAAGAAGGCGCTCATAGCAATCGGCGACCCCAACGGAGATGGAAAGGGCGACATCGTGATATACCATCCCGACAGCGGAAAGCTCGTAGTTCACAGCCTCCTGGGCGGTGAAGAGAGCGCAGAGCTGGCGAAAGGAGCTGGAGGGTTAGCCCTTCACGACCTCGACGATGACGGAAAGGACGAGATAATCCTTGCCGGGGAGTACGGGTTCGTGAAGGTGTACGGCAAGGAGCGGGTTAGGGACAAAAACGGGAACCAGAAGGAGAAGTACGTGGAAGAGAGCTATTCCCCCAATACAAGAGCGGAAGGGCAAGCGGACGTTGCCTGCGGGTACGTTTATGGGTCAACGATATTCGACGTGTACCCCACCTGCGCGGTGCTGGACGGCTCCCACGTGTACCTGATAACATCCAGTCTCCAGGAACCCATTCGGCTTCTCTCTGGTGAACATGACATTGGAACGGACAGAGGTAAGAGGGTCTTCTTTGCCGACGTGGGCGGCGACAAGGGAGACAGTCTGCTCGTCCTGCTCTCAACGGGGGAGCTCAGGGAGTACTACATCATAGCCGATTCGCTGGAGCTTCGGAGAACAATCCAGGTTCCCTACTCAGACGACAACGGCTACGCCACAGGCGACATAGACGGCGATGGAATGGATGAGTTCGTTGTCTTTGATGCGGAAAACAATAAGATTGAAGTCTACACAATGGACGGCCTTGAGGAGGAAGTCCCCTTCTACTTTGGAACAACCCATGAGATTTCCATAGGGTCCGGAAGCATGGCCACCCCAATATCCGCCTACGTCGGGAGCGTTATCATGGGCGGTATCAGGATTGGAAACGTCCTTCCCGGAAGGGGCGAGGAAATAATCTTCCCCAGCTCCGACGGTGAGTGGCTGGAATTCCACACATGGGACGAGCTTCAAAACTTTGAGCCGCTGTCCTTCACGCTCATACAGGAGTGGAGCAACTACCTCACGGACGGCTGGCTCGACCACGGCTACCTCGTCATAGTGGGCGAGACGGAGATAGTGCCGGCGCTTAAGGCGAGCTACAACCCGATATGGCTCGACTGGGGTAGGGTGAAGGTCATCAGGACAACCGACGTCCCCTACGCCAACACCGAGGGAGACGTCCTTGACCCCGAGCTGATAGTTGCGAGGTTCCCGGGAAACAAGGCGGGCGACATACTCAAGGGCATGGAGAACGCCATAGCCGTGGCGAGGGGGGAGTGCTCCTTCGACCGCTCCCACGCGCTCATACTATCGGGATGGCCCGAGTCGAGGGGCGGCGGCTCAGATCATATTGACTTCTATGAGACCAGCCTTGCGGTTTACAGGGCACTTAGAGATCAGGGCACCAATGTGGCGATTCTTAGAAGCACCCAGTACCCGGACGAGGAAGTGAACAGCCGTAAAGTATCACACAGGGAAGACGTCGTGAACGCTTTCTTCACCATTGCCCGCGAGAGGGACATAATACACCTCGAGGGACACGGAAACTGGAACGTGATAGATGATCTCTACGTCAGTGACTTCTCGGGAAGGGCGGAACCCTTCGGCGGAACCTGTCCCTTCGTTTACGCGGAGTCCTGCCTGACAGGGGACTACACGAAGGGGAAGAGCGTGGCCGAGGCATTCCTCCAGGCCGGGGCGGCCGTCTACCTGGGATCAACTGAACTTGTCTGGAGTGCACCGTGGACGGCAAGGGCCAAGAGGCTCTACCGGAAGTGGGACTCCGGAGAAAGCATAGGCATGGCCCTCAGGGAGCTGAAGAGGGAGATGGGAGGCTGGGAACTTGAAGACGATACGGACATGGTATGGGTGCTTGAGATGCACCTCTACGGCGACCCCAAGCTTGGATTGGGAGTATCCACACCAGAGGAGAGGAGAAACTCGGGAACCCCGAAGAGCCTGGAGTTGCAGACTCCGGAGTACAGCATAGAGAGGACGGACGAAGGTGATGTGATGAGCATCGAGGACGGCTCCTACGTGGAAGTGCCCGGCAACCCCCTGCTCCCCTACTACACCTACACCCTCAATGTTCCTGCCGGGAGCAGGGTAACAAGTGTGAGACTTGTGGAGAAGGAGGTCAGGGAGAGGGTGCCCCTAAACCCGGCCATCGCGAGGATCGGAAGGCTCGGAGGGGAGGCAACATCCAACTCCACCACCGTTAACCTCACCCTTCCGGACTACAGGTGGCGCATCATCGAGAACCCCGATGGCAGCACAACGCTCGTCATAAAGGTGTTCCCCGTCAAGTACAACGAGCTCACCGGAGAGGCTACGATCTACGGCTCCCACCGCTTCGAGATATCCTATGTCGAGACCGGGGTGAGGCTTGAATCCTTGGTGCTCAGCGGGGAGAGGATAAAGCGCGGGGATACCATCAAAGCGGGCCTCATCCTCACGAACAGGGAAAGGGACGACGTTGTATTAACCGCGAGGATCAGAAAGGCTTCGGACAACTCCGTGGCCTTCGAAGCTCCGGCGAGGCTCCTCGAAGGCTTCGGCGGCGTCGGAAGGTTCTCGATGGAGTTCGGCACGGAGGGCCTTGAGGGAGGGGAGTACTACGTTGAGATGGAGGTGAGGGATAAGGGAGGAAACGTCCTCGACAGGAAGACTGCCTACTTCAGCGTGAGCTTTGCCGAGCTGGTGGTGAGCCTGTATCCAGCAGGGGAGCTCTCTCCGGGGGAGGAGTTCACGGGCGTGATGGAGATAACCAACGTAGGTGACCTTCCGGTTAGCGGAAGCGCGCACATAACCTCTTCCGAGGGGGAGGAACTTGTCAGGAACGTGACGGTGATGCCCGGCCAGAGGGTAACCGTGGAGGGAACCTTTACTGCCGGAAAGGAGTGGGCTAACCTAACCGGCTACGTCCTGTACGATGGAACGATGAGCGAGCCAGCTTACTTCTCGCTCTCCTTTGCAAAGCCCGAAGAAGAAAAGCCGCCTGAGACTACCACAACAGCCCCATCCTCCACGTCATCTCCTTCACCATCGCCAACAAGTTCATCAACGACTCCCCCTGAGGAGAGCCCCTCAACAACCCCAGGGACACCGGGGCCCACGATCCCCGGAGGGATGATGAGGATTGCCGCACTGCTCCTCGGAGCCCTTGTCCTCTTCGCCATCCTCCTGAAGAGGAGGTGA
- a CDS encoding MogA/MoaB family molybdenum cofactor biosynthesis protein, translated as MGTEEHKKKAPKSFKFAVITVSDTASRGEKEDKSGKFLVEELEKAGNERVLYKIVPDEKMEIIGAIVDAFRAGADVVVTSGGTGIARRDVTIESLRPLFDKELSFGDIFRLVSYEEIGSAALMTRATGGVIRSSGRAMAVFCLPGSLGAAKTGIKLILAEAGHVLKHGRE; from the coding sequence ATGGGAACCGAAGAGCACAAAAAGAAGGCCCCCAAGAGCTTCAAGTTCGCCGTCATAACCGTCAGCGACACGGCAAGCAGAGGGGAGAAGGAAGACAAGAGTGGGAAGTTCCTCGTTGAGGAGCTTGAAAAAGCCGGCAATGAGAGGGTTCTCTACAAGATCGTGCCAGATGAGAAGATGGAGATTATTGGAGCTATCGTTGATGCCTTCCGCGCCGGAGCCGATGTTGTTGTTACCTCGGGAGGGACAGGAATAGCGAGGAGGGACGTGACTATAGAGAGCCTCAGACCCCTTTTCGACAAAGAGCTATCATTCGGCGACATTTTCAGATTGGTGAGCTATGAGGAAATTGGAAGTGCCGCCCTAATGACGAGGGCAACTGGGGGAGTAATAAGAAGCTCGGGAAGGGCCATGGCAGTGTTCTGCCTTCCAGGGAGTCTTGGGGCCGCTAAAACTGGGATAAAACTCATACTGGCGGAGGCAGGGCACGTGCTAAAGCACGGCCGTGAATAG
- a CDS encoding PIN domain-containing protein, protein MDGEKAGVAEEILLGSWVFLTSPTVYREALGALALIVGREKLGIKGKHSLRKFVAKKGWEPFSKVVASLNGLLDELGIVIVGDSFRRDELYETMKKYNLMPSDAQIVLTCQNHNVKNIATFDSDFKRVSWLKTLGV, encoded by the coding sequence GTGGACGGTGAAAAAGCCGGAGTAGCTGAGGAAATACTGCTGGGTTCCTGGGTATTTTTAACGTCCCCTACAGTTTACAGGGAAGCCTTGGGTGCGCTGGCCCTCATAGTCGGCAGAGAAAAGTTGGGAATAAAAGGAAAGCACAGCCTGAGAAAATTCGTGGCCAAGAAGGGATGGGAGCCGTTTTCGAAAGTGGTAGCATCTCTGAATGGCCTTCTTGATGAGCTTGGGATCGTTATAGTCGGCGATTCATTTAGGAGAGATGAACTGTATGAGACAATGAAAAAATACAACTTGATGCCGTCTGATGCTCAGATCGTACTGACCTGTCAGAATCACAACGTTAAAAACATTGCCACGTTTGATTCTGACTTTAAAAGGGTAAGCTGGCTTAAAACTCTGGGGGTGTAA